A single window of Leptolyngbya ohadii IS1 DNA harbors:
- the devC gene encoding ABC transporter permease DevC: MQISRPATKRLKIGLLKEIPLAWSQLSHQKVRLLVAISGISFANILIFMQLGFRATMFDGVTRVVENIQGDLFLISRNSKFLGNQTFAKNQLYRVSAIDGIEAAKPLYYTQTSWVNPWDKEITDVTVIAFNPAQPVMDLPAINDQLTQIEQPDTVLFDRKSLSSLGQVGQAFDRGETISTEAGDRKIWVGGLFSLGSSLFKRGHIVTSDLNYLRMFGEAGAENIHAGVLTLEPGTNPAEVISQLKTILPEDVTILSHQELIALENRYWSNQPPGIIFNFGTIMGFVVGIIIVYQVLYTDVSEHLPEYATLKAIGYSDNQLLGVVFQEAIILAVLGFLPGFGCSIALYGVLGNLTQLAVVMRFDVALQVFILTIMMCLISAGITSRKLRSADPADVF; the protein is encoded by the coding sequence ATGCAAATTTCCCGACCCGCTACAAAACGATTGAAGATTGGTTTACTCAAAGAAATTCCGCTGGCATGGTCGCAGCTATCCCACCAGAAGGTACGGCTGTTGGTTGCGATTTCGGGAATTTCATTTGCCAATATTCTCATTTTCATGCAGCTTGGCTTTCGCGCCACCATGTTTGATGGTGTGACGCGCGTGGTGGAAAACATCCAGGGCGATTTGTTCTTAATTAGCCGCAACTCGAAATTTCTGGGCAATCAGACCTTTGCTAAAAATCAGCTTTACCGGGTTAGCGCGATCGATGGCATAGAAGCCGCCAAGCCTCTCTACTACACGCAAACCTCCTGGGTAAATCCGTGGGACAAGGAAATAACCGACGTAACGGTGATTGCCTTTAACCCCGCGCAGCCCGTCATGGATCTTCCGGCAATTAACGACCAGCTTACCCAAATTGAACAGCCGGATACGGTGTTGTTCGATCGCAAATCGCTTTCATCGCTGGGTCAAGTCGGACAGGCGTTCGATCGAGGCGAAACGATTTCCACAGAGGCGGGCGATCGAAAAATTTGGGTCGGCGGATTATTCTCGTTGGGCAGCAGTCTGTTTAAGCGGGGTCACATTGTCACCAGCGATCTGAACTATCTGCGGATGTTTGGCGAGGCGGGTGCGGAAAATATTCATGCGGGGGTTCTCACCCTGGAACCGGGCACGAATCCAGCAGAGGTTATCAGCCAGCTCAAGACCATCTTGCCGGAGGACGTGACGATTCTCAGTCATCAGGAACTGATTGCGCTAGAAAATCGCTACTGGTCGAACCAGCCGCCCGGAATCATCTTCAACTTTGGGACGATTATGGGTTTTGTGGTCGGGATCATTATTGTCTATCAGGTTCTCTATACGGACGTGAGCGAACATTTGCCCGAATATGCGACCTTAAAGGCGATCGGCTATTCGGATAATCAGCTCTTAGGGGTGGTCTTCCAGGAAGCGATTATTCTGGCGGTGCTGGGCTTTCTGCCGGGATTTGGCTGCTCGATCGCCCTGTATGGCGTGTTAGGCAATTTAACGCAGCTTGCCGTGGTGATGCGATTTGATGTGGCGCTGCAAGTGTTTATTCTCACGATCATGATGTGTTTGATTTCTGCTGGAATTACGTCCCGAAAACTGCGATCGGCTGATCCGGCAGATGTATTTTAG
- a CDS encoding HlyD family efflux transporter periplasmic adaptor subunit, with the protein MMQKQFARVPGYWLVLAIGCFGIAALAVQRTLSPAPSAEKTLVAAPQPVRAVAALGRIEPESSIIKVSVANASDSRVDRLLVKEGDRVQAGQVIAILQGLEKQQAAVIEAENNVAIERAKLRQTQAGSGNASQIRAQEAAIAQLQAELSTDRAAKQASLGEAEAELQNAKQTYDRYRQLFEQGAISAAALDNYRKDYRTAQARVAEAQAMLANTVKTLNAQIKQAKATLNNLSEVRPVDVSVPQAEIRYALSQLASEEARLDDYYVRAPAAGQILRINTQIGEQVDAEAGIVDLGQTDRMAVIAEVYETDVSKIETGQRATITSENGGFTEELEGTVEQIGLQIQKVDILGTDPAADSNARVVEVKILLDQPSSEKVARLTNMQVRVKIHQDDRQ; encoded by the coding sequence ATGATGCAAAAGCAGTTTGCGAGAGTGCCAGGATACTGGCTTGTTTTGGCGATCGGCTGTTTTGGAATAGCAGCTTTAGCAGTTCAGCGTACCCTTTCTCCTGCCCCTTCTGCGGAGAAAACTCTGGTTGCCGCTCCCCAGCCTGTACGAGCCGTTGCTGCCCTGGGACGAATTGAGCCAGAAAGCTCGATTATCAAAGTCTCGGTTGCCAATGCCAGCGATAGCCGAGTCGATCGATTACTCGTCAAAGAAGGCGATCGGGTACAGGCGGGACAGGTAATCGCAATTTTGCAGGGCTTAGAGAAACAGCAGGCTGCGGTGATTGAGGCAGAAAACAACGTGGCGATCGAGCGAGCGAAGCTGAGGCAAACCCAGGCGGGTAGCGGCAATGCCAGCCAGATTCGGGCACAGGAGGCAGCGATCGCCCAACTGCAAGCGGAATTAAGCACGGACAGGGCGGCAAAACAGGCATCCCTTGGTGAAGCAGAAGCCGAACTGCAAAATGCCAAGCAAACCTACGATCGCTATCGGCAGCTTTTTGAGCAGGGGGCGATTAGTGCTGCTGCATTGGACAATTACCGTAAGGACTATCGCACTGCCCAGGCGCGAGTAGCAGAGGCACAGGCGATGTTAGCCAACACGGTTAAAACGCTGAACGCTCAAATTAAGCAGGCAAAGGCAACCCTGAATAATCTATCGGAAGTGCGTCCGGTGGATGTAAGCGTCCCGCAGGCAGAAATCCGCTATGCCCTCAGTCAGCTTGCCAGCGAAGAAGCCCGATTAGACGATTACTACGTTCGTGCCCCCGCCGCCGGACAAATTCTGCGAATCAATACTCAAATCGGGGAACAGGTGGACGCAGAAGCCGGAATTGTAGATCTGGGACAAACCGATCGCATGGCGGTGATCGCCGAAGTGTATGAAACCGATGTCTCCAAAATCGAAACCGGGCAGCGGGCAACCATCACCAGCGAAAATGGCGGCTTCACGGAAGAACTAGAAGGAACTGTCGAGCAGATTGGTTTACAAATTCAAAAAGTAGATATTCTGGGCACCGATCCCGCTGCCGACAGTAATGCGCGTGTTGTAGAGGTAAAGATTCTTTTGGATCAGCCTTCTAGTGAAAAGGTGGCAAGACTGACCAATATGCAGGTGAGAGTCAAGATTCATCAGGACGATCGTCAATAA
- a CDS encoding Gfo/Idh/MocA family protein — translation MTSSTSSQMSSQTSSASNQRKIRYAVVGLGWFAQQAAMPSFAQSENSELVALVSDDPTKLQELGQKYNVQHTYSYEQYEECLNSGEVDAVYIALPNHLHREYTVRTAEQGIHVLCEKPMAVTADECEEMIRACESNDVKLMIAYRLHLEPANLAAIEVVQSGQIGEPRIFNSVFTQQVTDESNIRLKDETGGGTIDDIGIYCINAARYLFQDEPIEVFAFAGTNGEPRFSEVEEMATAVLRFSNDRLATFTVSFGAASVSTYQVVGTKGDLRLDPAYSWNGELKHYLTVNGETQERSFPDHSQLAAEFTYFSNCILNDTQPEPSGQEGLNDVRIIRSLYQSIKLERPVRIARLDDHQHPTIDQAISQPPNAEQPDLVNASTPNG, via the coding sequence ATGACTTCATCGACTTCATCCCAAATGTCTTCTCAAACGTCCTCTGCAAGCAATCAACGCAAAATTCGCTATGCCGTTGTCGGACTCGGCTGGTTTGCCCAGCAAGCGGCAATGCCTTCCTTTGCCCAATCCGAGAATTCCGAACTGGTGGCGCTGGTTTCCGATGACCCGACCAAACTGCAAGAACTGGGTCAGAAGTACAACGTGCAGCATACCTATTCCTATGAGCAGTACGAAGAGTGCCTGAATAGCGGCGAAGTCGATGCTGTTTATATTGCGTTACCCAATCATCTACACCGCGAATACACCGTGCGAACTGCCGAACAGGGAATTCATGTGCTGTGCGAAAAGCCGATGGCAGTCACCGCAGACGAATGTGAGGAAATGATCCGCGCCTGCGAAAGCAATGACGTTAAGCTGATGATCGCCTATCGCTTACACCTGGAACCTGCTAACCTGGCAGCGATCGAAGTGGTGCAATCTGGACAAATTGGAGAGCCGCGCATTTTTAACTCTGTGTTTACCCAGCAGGTAACAGACGAAAGCAATATTCGTTTGAAGGATGAAACCGGAGGCGGCACGATCGACGACATCGGTATCTACTGTATTAATGCAGCCCGCTATCTATTCCAGGATGAGCCGATCGAAGTCTTTGCTTTTGCTGGCACCAATGGAGAACCACGGTTCAGCGAAGTCGAAGAAATGGCAACGGCAGTTTTGCGTTTTTCCAATGACCGTCTGGCAACATTTACCGTGAGCTTCGGTGCAGCGTCAGTTTCAACCTATCAGGTAGTAGGTACAAAGGGCGATTTGCGGCTCGATCCTGCCTATAGCTGGAACGGAGAACTAAAGCATTACCTGACCGTCAACGGCGAAACCCAGGAACGCAGCTTTCCAGACCACAGCCAGCTTGCCGCCGAATTTACCTACTTCTCGAACTGCATTCTCAACGATACCCAGCCAGAACCATCGGGGCAGGAAGGCTTAAACGATGTCCGCATTATTCGCTCCCTCTACCAATCCATCAAACTGGAGCGCCCCGTCAGGATTGCCCGACTGGATGATCATCAGCATCCCACGATCGATCAGGCAATTTCCCAGCCTCCCAACGCAGAACAGCCCGATCTGGTGAATGCCTCAACCCCCAACGGTTGA